In Deltaproteobacteria bacterium, the genomic stretch CACCGAGCGAAAGGCGATCGAGCCGCTCCAACACTTTACGCGCGCCGTCGACGGCGTTGATGCCGTCCCGCGGCATGCTGCTATGCGCCGACTTGCCGCGCACGGTGATCTCGACATCGATTCGGCCTTTGTTGCCGAGGCAAATACGATTCGTTGTTCCTAGACCGACAATGCCGGCCTTGGCCGCGATCGGATTATTTTCGAGAATGAACTTGGCAGCGTCATGACGGCCGGTCTCACCGGCCAAGCTAACGGCTAGATACAGCGGCGCGCGCAGATTGCTCTTCGACCGAGCAACAATCGCACTTGCATACATCATCGCCGCCAACGCGCCCTTCTGCTCGCAAGCGCCACGGCCCATGGCGCAATTGCCGGCAATGCCAAAAGGCGCACCATCGACAATTTCGCCGGAGAACGGCTCTTTCATCCCACCCGCCGGAAACGTCATCGCGTAACCCATGAACAGCAAGCCCGGCGCGCCGGTATTTGCACCACACTGCCAGACCAAATTGCCCATGCCGTCGAGCGTTGCCGCGCTTCCCGTCAGCGCTTCCAACCGTGGTGCGACGTATTCAGCGACGAATTTTTTCAGTTTGGGATCGGCTTCTTGAAGTTCCGTCTGCGGCGACGGCGCGCGAAGAAGATCGACAAGCAGATTGTCGATCTCGACATCGTCGGCGAACTGATTGACGAGCTTGAACGCTTCTTGGGGAGTCATAATATACAGATTGGCCATTCAGAGGACGACAATGTTGACTTCGCGACGTGCTAACCTCGTCTCCCTCGACGGGAGAGGACAGAGGTGAAGGTGGTCGATTGAATTCCCCTCACTCTAACTCTCTCCCGCAAGGGGCGAGAGAACTTTCGGACGGGCGACCGCCGGTCGCCCCTACGATTCAGAATCGGAATTGATTTTCCGAAACTTAGCGCCTTTGCGCCTTTACGGGAGATAAAAACAAACCCCTTACGATCACCAGGCCGCCTCCAACACCTCCAGCACCTGTTCCGCACTGCGCACCGGCTTGGGATTGGTGTGAATGCTGTAATCGCCCAATGTATCCACTGACAACTGCTTCAAACCGTCGCGCGGCACGCCGAGATCGCGCAGCTTGAGCGGCAAGCCCATTTTCTGATTCATGCCGTAAACATATTCAGGAACCGCCGCGGCCAATTCTTTTTCGTTCGCCGCTTCGATGCCGATCTCCCGCGCCATGCGCAGGTAATGGCGCTCGGCCACATCGAGATTCCAGCGCATGCCGTAGGGCAGCATCAGAGCGTGGATCTCCGCGTGCGGCGCTTTGTAGCGGCCGCCGATGACATGGACGATGGCGTGGTGAATGCCGGTCCAGGCGCTATAAACGCCCATGCCCGACAAACACGCCGCCACTTGGACATTGCTAAGCGCTTCGAGATCGGTCGAGTCCGCTACCGCCCGCGGCAAGTAGCGCGCGATCAAACCGATGCCGGTAAGACAATAGGCTTCCGTCAATGGCTGCGTCTCTGTCGAGTAAACCGCTTCGACGCAATGCGCTAATGAATTCATCCCCGACGCCGCCAGCAAACGGCTCGGCGCGGTGGCTGCCGCTTCGGGATCGAGCAGCACGACCTTTGGCGCCAGCTTGGGATCGGCGACAATGAATTTCTTGCCGCCTTCGGTAATGCCGGCGGAGTAACTGTATTCGCCGCCAGAGAGCGTTGTTGGAATCGCGATATGGGGAATCTTCAGCGCCGGCATGGGCGGCACTTCTTTTTTATTGGGCGGCGTGAAGCGCACACCGAAACGCGGCAACGATCCGCCCTCGGCCAACAGCGCAGCCACGCCCTTGCCGGTGTCAATGGCGCTACCGCCGCCGACACTGACTAAGATATCGATCTTCGCATCCCGCGCCAGGACAACCGCCTGCTCAATCGACTCCGTCGGCGAATGCGGCTTCACCTGATCGAAAACAGCAGCGCACTTACTTCCGAGGGCGGTTTTTACTTTGTCCAAAAGAAAAGTCTTCGCCACCGACGGCGATATTAACACCAGCGCCCGCGTGCCGCCGAGCCGTTCGACTTCCTCGCCCAACTCGCCCAACGCCCCCGGCCCCGAAATCACCCTCTCGACATGCGGATTGTTAAAAATAAAAGATGTTCCTGCCATAGTTCACTCGACTGCTACGGACACGAGATTCCTCGTCGCTAGGCTCCGTCGGAATGACAGATATAAACAGATCTCACAAGGATTGTCATTTCGACCGAAGGGAGAAATCTCTCCTACCCATCGTACACTACCACCCGTATCGCCTGCCCGCGCCCCGACTCCGGACAAGCACTGGCGGCGACGAGCAAATCCATCTCGGCGCGAAAGTCGACATACGCTTCGTCCTTGGGCCGGATCATCGTGTCGTACATGATGCCGGTATCCGGATCGATGCGCATGCACTGAAAAATATTGAACGGGCTCGGCACGTCGTCCGGCGCGATCTTCCAGGGTGCCACGGCGCCGCTCAGATTTTCCCAACAGCCATGATCGGGGATTTCTTCGGCCTTCTTGGGATTGATATCGACGCCTTCGGCGAACACGCGCTTCGATTGTCCCTGGGCGACCATTTCGAAACGCTTGCGGCTGCACATGCCCTTTTGCAAGTCGTGCCGGCCCTCGGTGAACGTATCCGCGACGATGGTCATCATCGGGTTGTTTCTTTTCGAATAGAGAACATCGCCGGTACTGATAAAAATCTTCACCTGATTGGTCTTGGTCCGCGCCTGATCGAAGCGTTCCGTCAAGTCGTGCAGATTGAACGCGACGAAATCGACGATGCTTCGACCAGCGATCTGCAGCCGCTGCCCCTTCTTCACTTCAAACGACGCGCCGGAGTTCTTCGCCATGATCGTACTTTTCACGACACCCATCCGAATCTCCTTCATTTCACAAAGTCTCCGGCACTCGCCGCAGACCAGGATAGTGTTCAAAATGACGGTCGAAAGCGAAAGCCTCGGAAATACCCAATCGCTGCGCGTGGGCAAAGCTCGTACAGTCTACGAAACTAAATGAATGATCGGAAAACTTGCGGAATATATTGAGGCCGGCAGCGATATCGCCGTCGGTATTTTTTTCTAAGAAAGCAGACTCCCGACGATACAACGAAGTCGCAACGCCAACAGCTACCCGATGCCCGCGTGACGTTTTGTCGCGCACGCGGAGCAAAGTCGCGGTTTCAGCCAGAACATAATCGCTCGTAACGAGCGCTTCTCGGTTCACGCGTAGCCACGCCAACGCTGCTCCATGATCGGGGTCGTTTCGCACTGCCAAAGCGAACCATGCACCGGTGTCGACGAAGATCACCGCTCATCCCCATAAAGAATTTTGTCGTGATCCCGGCCTGTGAAACCTTCGCACGAAATCTTACCCGCCCATTTCTTGATCGCCGCTATTTGGCTCTTCGCGTGCATTTTGCCGTTGTGAGCAGGTGGTTTAGCCTTAGAACACGACTTTCTTAGCTGTTCGACAAAGCGTACGACTTCACGTCGAGCATGAAGCGGTAACTTTTCATATTCCCTAAGTATCATCGGCTTGATCGCCATTTTCCGACTCCTTCGATAAACACTATGATTTATTCATTATAGACCTAAATCTGTCAAACGACCTAATAGGCTATAAGTCATTTCAACAGCTAAGTGAGGCTATCTGGAGAAAATCCGCTGAAGGATCATGAATTCATTCTCCCTTCATGTTATGAGATCTAAGATTTGAGATTCCCCGGAGGCACCATGGAAACTATTAAATTTGTCGACACCACGATCCGCGACGGCCATCAGAGCTTGTGGGCGGAGAACATGACCACCGGCATGATGTTGCCCATCGCCAAAAACTTGGACGACGCTGGATTTGAAGGCATCGAGCTGATTTCCGGCTCGCACTTGAAGAAATGCGTGCGCGACTTGAAAGAAGATCCTTGGGAGCGGGTGCGCCTCGTTTCGAAGCTGATCACCAAGACGCCGCTGCGTTTGATCGCCGGGCGGGTCAATACTTTTGAATACAATCCGCCGTCCATGTACCGGTTGTTTGTCGAGCGCATGTTCGCCAACGGCATCAAGGAAGCGCGCATCTCGGATGAATGGAACGACTACGAAGGCTGGAAGTTTCGCGTCGGCGAATGCCATCGCGTCGGCATGAAGTCGATCTTAAATTTGATCTATTCGGTCTCGCCCAAACATAGCGACGAGTATTTCGCCCTACGCACCCGCCAAGCCGCGTCGCTCCATCCCTATCGGCTTTGCTTGAAAGATCCGGGCGGGTTGCTGACGCCGGAGCGCATGGACACCTTGGTGCCGGTGATTTACAAAAATGCCAACGGGATTCCCGTCGAGCTGCACACCCACTGCACCACCGGTCTCGGCCCGCTGTGCTGCATCAAAGGCATGGAGCTGGGGATTCGCTCGTTCAACACGGCATTGCCGCCGCTGGCCGACGACACATCGAATCCTTCGCTATTCAACGTCGCGAAAAACGCCCGCGCGCTGGGTTACCAAACCGACATCGACGAGGAAATCTTACAGCCGGTGTCGCGCCACTTCACCGCCATCGCCAAGCGCGAAGGCTTCACCATCGGCGCGCCGGTGGAATACGACTACTCGCAATACCAACACCAAGTTCCCGGCGGCATGCTGTCGAATCTGCGCTTTCAACTGCGCAAGGTCGGTTTGGAAGACAAGTTTCCCGCGGCGCTCGAAGAAGCGATCAAAGTGCGCGCCGAGTTCGGTTACCCGATCATGGTCACGCCGCTATCGCAATTCATCGGCAGCCAAGCGGCGATCAACGTGATCGTCGGCGAGCGCTACAAAGAAGTCACCGATCAGATTATCAAGTTCGCTCTCGGCCACGCCGGCGCTGAAGGCGCCCAGGACATGGACCCAACGGTGAAAGACAAGATCCTTGACCGACCGCGCGCTAAGGAATGGGCCAAGTGGACGCCGGACGAACCGACGCCCGACGAGATTCGCCGCAACATCGGCGCCGAAGGCACTTCCGACGAAGAGTTGCTCTTGCGCTGGATCATCGGCAAAGAGGATATCGATTTCATGCGAGCCAACAAACGGCCACTGGAATATTTGAATTCCGAACAGCCCCTGGTGAATCTGCTGCAGGAACTGTCGAAGCGCACCAAGAACCGGCAGATTCATGTGCAGACGGCGAATTTTTCCGTGACGTTGGAGAAGCGCGCCGAATCGGCGCGCTAGTTTCGAGTTCCGGGTTTCGAGTTACGAGTTGTCCAGTCGATCGCGAAACCTGAAACCCAAAACACTCCACGTCTCGGTTGAAACTCAACCACGCCAGTGCAATAAGAATAGAAACCAAACCAGGAGGCACTAGACCATGGCAAAAGATATCGTTGCAATCGACGTTCACGTGCATCTATCCGACGAAACCACGCAGAAGGCGAAAGGCGACCGCACGGCGCAGATGGCCAAGTATTTCGGCCGCGAACGGCCGCCGGTGTCCATCGACGAGATGGCCGACCAATACCGCGCCCGTAAAATGATGGCGGTCATCATGAACACCCGCGACGAGACGATTACCGGTCTCACTCCGGTTCCCAACGACCATGTCGCCAGCGCGGTAAAAAAACATCCCGATGTTTTCTTGGC encodes the following:
- a CDS encoding biotin carboxyl carrier protein, with the translated sequence METIKFVDTTIRDGHQSLWAENMTTGMMLPIAKNLDDAGFEGIELISGSHLKKCVRDLKEDPWERVRLVSKLITKTPLRLIAGRVNTFEYNPPSMYRLFVERMFANGIKEARISDEWNDYEGWKFRVGECHRVGMKSILNLIYSVSPKHSDEYFALRTRQAASLHPYRLCLKDPGGLLTPERMDTLVPVIYKNANGIPVELHTHCTTGLGPLCCIKGMELGIRSFNTALPPLADDTSNPSLFNVAKNARALGYQTDIDEEILQPVSRHFTAIAKREGFTIGAPVEYDYSQYQHQVPGGMLSNLRFQLRKVGLEDKFPAALEEAIKVRAEFGYPIMVTPLSQFIGSQAAINVIVGERYKEVTDQIIKFALGHAGAEGAQDMDPTVKDKILDRPRAKEWAKWTPDEPTPDEIRRNIGAEGTSDEELLLRWIIGKEDIDFMRANKRPLEYLNSEQPLVNLLQELSKRTKNRQIHVQTANFSVTLEKRAESAR
- a CDS encoding urea carboxylase-associated family protein, with product MKEIRMGVVKSTIMAKNSGASFEVKKGQRLQIAGRSIVDFVAFNLHDLTERFDQARTKTNQVKIFISTGDVLYSKRNNPMMTIVADTFTEGRHDLQKGMCSRKRFEMVAQGQSKRVFAEGVDINPKKAEEIPDHGCWENLSGAVAPWKIAPDDVPSPFNIFQCMRIDPDTGIMYDTMIRPKDEAYVDFRAEMDLLVAASACPESGRGQAIRVVVYDG
- a CDS encoding PIN domain-containing protein, with the translated sequence MIFVDTGAWFALAVRNDPDHGAALAWLRVNREALVTSDYVLAETATLLRVRDKTSRGHRVAVGVATSLYRRESAFLEKNTDGDIAAGLNIFRKFSDHSFSFVDCTSFAHAQRLGISEAFAFDRHFEHYPGLRRVPETL
- a CDS encoding M20 family peptidase; the protein is MANLYIMTPQEAFKLVNQFADDVEIDNLLVDLLRAPSPQTELQEADPKLKKFVAEYVAPRLEALTGSAATLDGMGNLVWQCGANTGAPGLLFMGYAMTFPAGGMKEPFSGEIVDGAPFGIAGNCAMGRGACEQKGALAAMMYASAIVARSKSNLRAPLYLAVSLAGETGRHDAAKFILENNPIAAKAGIVGLGTTNRICLGNKGRIDVEITVRGKSAHSSMPRDGINAVDGARKVLERLDRLSLGGEHTGLGKATLTVTQIKSAPEISHTVPDTCRITLDRRLLPGDDPDVALEEIRNALANLSPWSIEVTGGAFMFPSEVSGDCALAAAVGSACRAFNGQAGEVFYSPAALDAGYLNRRAIETIMFGPGDLRFAHTDQEVVSLQEVRAAARIYAATALEVLA
- a CDS encoding iron-containing alcohol dehydrogenase, which translates into the protein MAGTSFIFNNPHVERVISGPGALGELGEEVERLGGTRALVLISPSVAKTFLLDKVKTALGSKCAAVFDQVKPHSPTESIEQAVVLARDAKIDILVSVGGGSAIDTGKGVAALLAEGGSLPRFGVRFTPPNKKEVPPMPALKIPHIAIPTTLSGGEYSYSAGITEGGKKFIVADPKLAPKVVLLDPEAAATAPSRLLAASGMNSLAHCVEAVYSTETQPLTEAYCLTGIGLIARYLPRAVADSTDLEALSNVQVAACLSGMGVYSAWTGIHHAIVHVIGGRYKAPHAEIHALMLPYGMRWNLDVAERHYLRMAREIGIEAANEKELAAAVPEYVYGMNQKMGLPLKLRDLGVPRDGLKQLSVDTLGDYSIHTNPKPVRSAEQVLEVLEAAW